Proteins encoded by one window of Modestobacter marinus:
- a CDS encoding glycosyltransferase, which yields MPARYGGFETAVEEVGRRLADAGHDVVVYCRTTTGGPRPATHLGMRLVHLPALRRRSLETLSHTGLSVAHLLTHRVDAAIVFNAANAPWLPLLRAAGIPVATHVDGLEWKRAKWGGIGKRYYRVVEALSVRWSDALIADAKGIADYYRDEFAAPTEQIAYGAPKTDGAGSDRLSSVDLTPGGYHLVVARFEPENHVDVIVDGYRRSDAELPLVVVGSAPYADDYTRRVHALADDRVRFLGGVWDQELLDQLYVHCATYLHGHSVGGTNPSLLRALGAGAATIAYDVSFNREVLESSGRYFRTPDDVTSALHEAEREPEKLRRRGKRARLLAARYDWDHVAARYEELCRALAARAFPRTRPSGRRLRLGPAAGIGTNEWPLVQPAPVPQGGGAPRPRRAADRPAARPAVAASGDVPPARTAQS from the coding sequence GTGCCTGCGCGGTACGGCGGCTTCGAGACCGCCGTCGAGGAGGTGGGCCGGCGCCTGGCCGACGCCGGTCACGACGTCGTCGTCTACTGCCGCACCACCACCGGCGGACCGCGGCCGGCGACCCACCTGGGGATGCGGCTGGTGCACCTGCCCGCCCTGCGCCGCCGGTCGCTGGAGACGCTGAGCCACACCGGCCTGTCGGTCGCGCACCTGCTCACCCACCGGGTCGACGCCGCGATCGTGTTCAACGCGGCCAACGCGCCGTGGCTGCCGCTGCTGCGGGCGGCCGGCATCCCGGTGGCCACCCACGTCGACGGCCTGGAGTGGAAGCGCGCCAAGTGGGGCGGGATCGGCAAGCGCTACTACCGCGTCGTCGAGGCGCTGTCGGTCCGCTGGTCCGACGCCCTGATCGCCGACGCGAAGGGCATCGCCGACTACTACCGCGACGAGTTCGCGGCCCCGACCGAGCAGATCGCCTACGGCGCGCCGAAGACCGACGGCGCCGGGTCCGACCGGCTGTCGTCCGTGGACCTGACGCCGGGTGGCTACCACCTCGTCGTCGCCCGCTTCGAGCCGGAGAACCACGTCGACGTGATCGTCGACGGCTACCGGCGCAGTGACGCCGAGCTGCCGCTCGTGGTCGTCGGGTCGGCGCCCTACGCCGACGACTACACCCGCCGCGTCCACGCGCTCGCCGACGACCGGGTGCGCTTCCTCGGCGGGGTCTGGGACCAGGAGCTCCTCGACCAGCTGTACGTGCACTGCGCGACCTACCTGCACGGGCACTCCGTGGGCGGCACCAACCCCTCCCTGCTGCGGGCGCTGGGCGCCGGCGCGGCGACGATCGCCTACGACGTCTCCTTCAACCGGGAGGTGCTGGAGTCCAGCGGGCGCTACTTCCGGACGCCGGACGACGTCACCTCCGCGCTGCACGAGGCCGAGCGCGAGCCCGAGAAGCTCCGCCGCCGCGGCAAGCGGGCGCGCCTGCTCGCCGCCCGGTACGACTGGGACCACGTGGCGGCCCGGTACGAGGAGCTGTGCCGCGCGCTGGCCGCCCGGGCCTTCCCCCGGACCCGCCCGAGCGGCCGGCGGCTGCGGCTCGGGCCGGCTGCCGGCATCGGGACCAACGAGTGGCCGCTGGTCCAGCCCGCCCCCGTCCCCCAGGGCGGCGGTGCCCCTCGACCCCGCCGGGCAGCCGACCGGCCGGCCGCGCGACCCGCAGTGGCCGCGTCGGGCGACGTCCCGCCGGCCCGGACGGCGCAGTCGTGA
- a CDS encoding sugar transferase, protein MLLERAETTDLIGHAPSAAVPSTPTVLRLPAAVAPARGTARWVRRHRAGLVLGEALIAASAAAVVLLAHDGPVLGSVLAWAGLSLVAAWPALLAVTGAYEERWFGVGSDEFRRVGRAGLLLLAGMGFVSYAAELDLSRALVVLAVPALTAATLVGRYAARRVLHRRRMDGRCVKRVVVVGRGGAALDLVDRLHHTRHAGLEVVGLCVTPDDRARVARVAGLPVAGLDDVLGLAGRVGADTIAVTSASETASQYLRTLSWQLEGSGLELLVAPGLVEVAGPRLHIRPFDGLPLLSVEQPRFEGWRRVVKGALDRSVASAALLLLAPVLLALALAVRLSGPGPVLYRQQRVGLGGQHFTMLKFRSMVVGADQQVAGLAAGNEADGLLFKMRQDPRVTPVGRWMRRLSLDELPQLVNVLIGDMSLVGPRPPLPDEVARYDTSVSRRLLVKPGLTGLWQISGRSDLPWEEAVRLDLRYVENWSLALDVQILWKTARAVVSASGAY, encoded by the coding sequence ATGCTGCTCGAACGTGCGGAGACGACCGACCTGATCGGTCACGCACCGTCGGCGGCGGTCCCGTCCACCCCGACCGTGCTGCGGCTGCCGGCCGCCGTCGCCCCCGCCCGGGGGACCGCCCGCTGGGTCCGGCGGCACCGCGCCGGGCTGGTCCTCGGTGAGGCGCTGATCGCGGCGTCGGCCGCGGCCGTGGTCCTCCTCGCCCACGACGGGCCGGTGCTGGGCAGCGTCCTGGCCTGGGCCGGTCTGAGCCTGGTCGCCGCCTGGCCGGCGCTGCTCGCGGTCACGGGCGCCTACGAGGAGCGCTGGTTCGGCGTCGGCAGCGACGAGTTCCGTCGCGTCGGCCGGGCCGGTCTGCTGCTGCTCGCCGGGATGGGCTTCGTCAGCTACGCCGCCGAGCTCGACCTCAGCCGCGCGCTCGTCGTGCTCGCCGTCCCGGCGCTCACCGCGGCGACGCTGGTCGGGCGCTACGCCGCCCGGCGGGTGCTGCACCGCCGGCGGATGGACGGGCGCTGCGTCAAGCGCGTCGTCGTCGTCGGGCGCGGAGGAGCCGCCCTCGACCTGGTCGACCGGCTGCACCACACCCGGCACGCCGGGCTGGAGGTCGTCGGCCTCTGCGTGACACCGGACGACCGCGCCCGGGTGGCCCGGGTGGCCGGCCTGCCGGTCGCCGGCCTGGACGACGTCCTCGGGCTCGCCGGCCGGGTCGGGGCCGACACGATCGCCGTCACCTCGGCCAGCGAGACGGCGTCCCAGTACCTGCGGACCCTGTCCTGGCAGCTCGAGGGCTCCGGCCTGGAGCTGCTCGTGGCCCCCGGGCTGGTCGAGGTGGCCGGGCCGCGGCTGCACATCCGGCCCTTCGACGGGCTGCCCCTCCTCTCGGTCGAGCAGCCCCGGTTCGAGGGCTGGCGCCGGGTGGTGAAGGGGGCACTCGACCGGTCGGTCGCCTCCGCCGCCCTGCTCCTCCTAGCCCCGGTCCTGCTCGCGCTCGCCCTGGCCGTCCGGCTGTCCGGCCCCGGGCCGGTCCTCTACCGCCAGCAGCGGGTCGGGCTCGGCGGGCAGCACTTCACGATGCTGAAGTTCCGCAGCATGGTGGTGGGCGCCGACCAGCAGGTCGCCGGGCTCGCGGCGGGCAACGAGGCCGACGGGCTGCTGTTCAAGATGCGGCAGGACCCGCGCGTGACGCCGGTCGGGCGCTGGATGCGCCGGCTCTCCCTGGACGAGCTGCCCCAGCTGGTCAACGTGCTCATCGGGGACATGTCGCTGGTGGGCCCGCGCCCGCCGCTGCCCGACGAGGTCGCGCGCTACGACACCTCGGTCAGCCGCCGGTTGCTGGTGAAGCCGGGCCTCACCGGGCTCTGGCAGATCTCCGGTCGCAGCGACCTGCCGTGGGAGGAGGCCGTCCGGCTGGACCTCCGCTACGTGGAGAACTGGTCCCTGGCCTTGGACGTGCAGATCCTCTGGAAGACCGCCCGCGCGGTGGTCTCGGCGTCCGGCGCCTACTGA